In a single window of the Populus alba chromosome 16, ASM523922v2, whole genome shotgun sequence genome:
- the LOC118063062 gene encoding small ribosomal subunit protein uS4y, with translation MVHVSFYRNYGKTFKKPRRPYEKERLDAELKLVGEYGLRAKRELWRVQYALSRIRNAARMLLTLDEKNSRRIFEGEALLRRMNRYGLLEESQNKLDYVLALTVENFLERRLQTLVFKAGMAKSIHHARVLIKQRHIRVGRQVVNIPSFMVRVDSQKHIDFSLTSPFGGGRPGRVKRKNQKSAAKKASGGDGDEEDEE, from the exons ATGGTGCACGTCTCCTTCTATCGTAACT ACGGGAAAACTTTTAAGAAACCCAGGCGTCCCTATGAGAAGGAACGTTTGGATGCTGAGCTGAAGCTCGTCGGAGAGTATGGGCTCCGTGCCAAGAGGGAACTCTGGAGGGTCCAGTATGCATTGAGTCGCATTCGTAATGCTGCCAGAATGCTTCTAACCCTTGATGAGAAGAACTCCCGCCGTATCTTTGAGGGTGAGGCGCTTTTGAGGAGGATGAATAGGTATGGGCTTTTGGAGGAGAGCCAGAACAAGCTGGATTACGTGTTGGCCCTTACGGTGGAAAACTTTCTCGAGCGCCGCCTCCAGACACTTGTTTTCAAGGCTGGTATGGCCAAGTCGATCCACCATGCCCGAGTTCTCATTAAACAGAGGCACATTAG GGTTGGGAGGCAGGTGGTCAATATTCCATCTTTCATGGTGAGGGTGGACTCTCAGAAGCACATTGATTTCTCTCTCACAAGTCCCTTTGGCGGTGGACGCCCTGGTAGAGTGAAGCGAAAGAACCAGAAGTCTGCAGCCAAGAAAGCATCTGGTGgagatggagatgaagaagatgaagagtgA